One window of Camelina sativa cultivar DH55 chromosome 4, Cs, whole genome shotgun sequence genomic DNA carries:
- the LOC104779497 gene encoding cleavage and polyadenylation specificity factor subunit 3-II isoform X1, producing the protein MAIDCFVLGAGQEIGKSCVVVTINGKRIMFDCGMHMGCDDHNRYPDFSLLSKSGDFDNVISCIIVTHFHMDHVGALPYFTEVCGYNGPIYMSYPTKALSPLMLEDYRRVMVDRRGEEELFTTTHITNCMKKVIAIDLKQTIQVDEDLQIRAYYAGHVLGAVMVYAKVGDAAIVYTGDYNMTTDRHLGAAKIDRLQLDLLISESTYATTIRGSKYPREREFLQAVHKCVAGGGKALIPSFALGRAQELCMLLDDYWERMNIKVPIYFSSGLTIQANMYYKMLISWTSQNVKEKHNTHNPFDFKNVKDFDRSLIHAPGPCVLFATPGMLCAGFSLEVFKHWAPSPLNLVALPGYSVAGTVGHKLMAGKPTTVDLYNGTKVDVRCKIHQVAFSPHTDAKGIMDLTKFLSPKNVVLVHGEKPSMMILKDKITSELDIPCFVPANGETVSVASTTFVKANASDMFLKSCSNPNLKFSNSTQLRVTDQRTSDGVLVIEKSKKAKIVYQDEVSELLHEKNHVVSLAYCCPVKAKGESDNDVDLIKQLSAKILKTVSGAQIHESEDCLQVGSFKGSLCLKEKCMHRPEISSCSEAVFLCCNWSVADLELGWEIINVMKLNLDNTCKVKGDLL; encoded by the exons ATGGCAATCGACTGTTTTGTACTCg GTGCTGGACAAGAGATTGGAAAGAGCTGCGTAGTGGTGACGATTAACGGTAAAAGGATAATGTTTGATTGTGGGATGCATATGGGCTGCGATGATCACAATCGATACCCAGATTTTTCTCTCCTCTCTAAATCCGGTGATTTTGATAACGTCATCTCTTGTATCATCGTCACTCATTT TCATATGGATCATGTTGGAGCGCTTCCTTACTTCACGGAGGTTTGTGGGTACAATGGGCCAATTTATATGTCG TATCCCACAAAGGCTTTGTCTCCATTAATGCTTGAGGACTACCGAAGAGTAATGGTGGATAGAAGAGGCGAGGAGGAGCTATTCACTACTACCCATATAACAAACTGCATGAAGAAAG TAATCGCAATAGATTTGAAGCAAACAATTCAGGTTGATGAAGATCTTCAAATCCGTGCCTATTATGCAGGGCAT GTCCTTGGAGCAGTCATGGTTTATGCAAAAGTGGGAGATGCAGCAATTGTGTACACTGGAGATTACAATATGACAACAGATAGACATCTAGGAGCAGCTAAAATTGACAGACTCCAGTTGGATCTTCTCATATCAGA GTCCACATATGCAACTACCATTCGCGGCTCAAAATATCCCCGGGAAAGAGAGTTTCTTCAAGCT GTTCATAAATGTGTTGCTGGCGGAGGGAAGGCACTGATTCCTTCATTTGCTCTTGGAAGGGCTCAG GAACTCTGCATGCTGCTTGATGATTACTGGGAGCGTATGAATATAAAGGTTCCAATTTACTTCTCATCAG GTTTGACCATCCAAGCAAATATGTATTACAAAATGCTCATCAGCTGGACAAGCCAGAACGTTAAAGAAAAGCACAATACGCATAACCCATTTGATTTTAAGAATG TTAAAGATTTTGATCGGTCTCTTATACATGCTCCTGGGCCATGTGTTCTCTTTGCCACACCTGGTATGCTTTGTGCTGGCTTCTCACTTGAAGTGTTCAAGCACTGGGCTCCGTCTCCCTTGAATCTTGTTGCCTTGCCCGG ATACTCTGTGGCTGGGACCGTTGGGCACAAACTGATGGCTGGTAAACCCACGACCGTTGACCTCTACAATGGCACCAAGGTCGATGTCCGTTGCAAG ATACATCAAGTGGCATTCAGTCCTCACACagatgcaaaaggaataatggATCTCACAAAGTTTCTTTCCCCAAAGAACGTTGTACTCGTGCACGGCGAAAAACCCAGCATGATGATTCTTAAGGATAAGATAACCTCAGAGCTTGACATCCCCTGTTTTGTTCCTGCCAATGGTGAAACAGTTTCAGTAGCTTCAACCACTTTTGTAAAAGCAAACGCTTCTGATATGTTCCTTAAAAGCTGCTCCAACCCGAATCTCAAATTCTCAAACTCGACTCAGCTCCGTGTTACAGACCAGAGAACTTCAGACGGGGTTTTAGTAATAGAGAAGAGCAAAAAGGCTAAGATTGTTTACCAAGATGAAGTCTCTGAGTTGTTACATGAGAAAAACCATGTGGTCTCTTTAGCTTATTGTTGTCCAGTGAAAGCTAAGGGAGAATCAGATAATGATGTTGATCTGATCAAACAATTGTCTGCAAAGATCTTGAAGACAGTGTCTGGTGCTCAGATCCATGAATCTGAAGACTGTTTGCAGGTAGGATCTTTCAAGGGGTCTTTGTGTCTGAAAGAGAAGTGTATGCATCGACCAGAGATAAGCAGTTGTAGTGAAGCTGTGTTCTTGTGTTGCAACTGGTCTGTTGCAGATTTAGAGCTTGGCTGGGAAATCATCAATGTAATGAAACTAAATCTAGATAACACCTGTAAGGTCAAAGGTGATTTATTGTAA
- the LOC104779497 gene encoding cleavage and polyadenylation specificity factor subunit 3-II isoform X3, which yields MDHVGALPYFTEVCGYNGPIYMSYPTKALSPLMLEDYRRVMVDRRGEEELFTTTHITNCMKKVIAIDLKQTIQVDEDLQIRAYYAGHVLGAVMVYAKVGDAAIVYTGDYNMTTDRHLGAAKIDRLQLDLLISESTYATTIRGSKYPREREFLQAVHKCVAGGGKALIPSFALGRAQELCMLLDDYWERMNIKVPIYFSSGLTIQANMYYKMLISWTSQNVKEKHNTHNPFDFKNVKDFDRSLIHAPGPCVLFATPGMLCAGFSLEVFKHWAPSPLNLVALPGYSVAGTVGHKLMAGKPTTVDLYNGTKVDVRCKIHQVAFSPHTDAKGIMDLTKFLSPKNVVLVHGEKPSMMILKDKITSELDIPCFVPANGETVSVASTTFVKANASDMFLKSCSNPNLKFSNSTQLRVTDQRTSDGVLVIEKSKKAKIVYQDEVSELLHEKNHVVSLAYCCPVKAKGESDNDVDLIKQLSAKILKTVSGAQIHESEDCLQVGSFKGSLCLKEKCMHRPEISSCSEAVFLCCNWSVADLELGWEIINVMKLNLDNTCKVKGDLL from the exons ATGGATCATGTTGGAGCGCTTCCTTACTTCACGGAGGTTTGTGGGTACAATGGGCCAATTTATATGTCG TATCCCACAAAGGCTTTGTCTCCATTAATGCTTGAGGACTACCGAAGAGTAATGGTGGATAGAAGAGGCGAGGAGGAGCTATTCACTACTACCCATATAACAAACTGCATGAAGAAAG TAATCGCAATAGATTTGAAGCAAACAATTCAGGTTGATGAAGATCTTCAAATCCGTGCCTATTATGCAGGGCAT GTCCTTGGAGCAGTCATGGTTTATGCAAAAGTGGGAGATGCAGCAATTGTGTACACTGGAGATTACAATATGACAACAGATAGACATCTAGGAGCAGCTAAAATTGACAGACTCCAGTTGGATCTTCTCATATCAGA GTCCACATATGCAACTACCATTCGCGGCTCAAAATATCCCCGGGAAAGAGAGTTTCTTCAAGCT GTTCATAAATGTGTTGCTGGCGGAGGGAAGGCACTGATTCCTTCATTTGCTCTTGGAAGGGCTCAG GAACTCTGCATGCTGCTTGATGATTACTGGGAGCGTATGAATATAAAGGTTCCAATTTACTTCTCATCAG GTTTGACCATCCAAGCAAATATGTATTACAAAATGCTCATCAGCTGGACAAGCCAGAACGTTAAAGAAAAGCACAATACGCATAACCCATTTGATTTTAAGAATG TTAAAGATTTTGATCGGTCTCTTATACATGCTCCTGGGCCATGTGTTCTCTTTGCCACACCTGGTATGCTTTGTGCTGGCTTCTCACTTGAAGTGTTCAAGCACTGGGCTCCGTCTCCCTTGAATCTTGTTGCCTTGCCCGG ATACTCTGTGGCTGGGACCGTTGGGCACAAACTGATGGCTGGTAAACCCACGACCGTTGACCTCTACAATGGCACCAAGGTCGATGTCCGTTGCAAG ATACATCAAGTGGCATTCAGTCCTCACACagatgcaaaaggaataatggATCTCACAAAGTTTCTTTCCCCAAAGAACGTTGTACTCGTGCACGGCGAAAAACCCAGCATGATGATTCTTAAGGATAAGATAACCTCAGAGCTTGACATCCCCTGTTTTGTTCCTGCCAATGGTGAAACAGTTTCAGTAGCTTCAACCACTTTTGTAAAAGCAAACGCTTCTGATATGTTCCTTAAAAGCTGCTCCAACCCGAATCTCAAATTCTCAAACTCGACTCAGCTCCGTGTTACAGACCAGAGAACTTCAGACGGGGTTTTAGTAATAGAGAAGAGCAAAAAGGCTAAGATTGTTTACCAAGATGAAGTCTCTGAGTTGTTACATGAGAAAAACCATGTGGTCTCTTTAGCTTATTGTTGTCCAGTGAAAGCTAAGGGAGAATCAGATAATGATGTTGATCTGATCAAACAATTGTCTGCAAAGATCTTGAAGACAGTGTCTGGTGCTCAGATCCATGAATCTGAAGACTGTTTGCAGGTAGGATCTTTCAAGGGGTCTTTGTGTCTGAAAGAGAAGTGTATGCATCGACCAGAGATAAGCAGTTGTAGTGAAGCTGTGTTCTTGTGTTGCAACTGGTCTGTTGCAGATTTAGAGCTTGGCTGGGAAATCATCAATGTAATGAAACTAAATCTAGATAACACCTGTAAGGTCAAAGGTGATTTATTGTAA